In Coregonus clupeaformis isolate EN_2021a unplaced genomic scaffold, ASM2061545v1 scaf1003, whole genome shotgun sequence, a single window of DNA contains:
- the LOC123486104 gene encoding C-type lectin domain family 4 member E-like — translation MVQKELLSSGLRDCKANLTRVKDLLPTIQGNQKECNADRKPCSPGWEFYNGSCYYFSKDKLTWEQSQYACIRDGGHLVIIESSQEQEFIKQRVVTLGIDPYEHSPWIGLTDYKQEEVWVWMDNTTLNENIKYWDSNEPNNGGPKGEIENCDRIGQHCHRDNNCWFDFPCAEPSNRICESRSVCESQTASP, via the exons ATGG TCCAGAAAGAGTTGTTATCCTCAGGTCTTCGAGACTGTAAGGCCAACCTGACTAGGGTCAAAGATCTCCTGCCAACCATCCAAG GGAATCAGAAGGAATGTAATGCTGATAGGAAGCCATGTTCTCCTGGCTGGGAGTTCTACAATGGATCATGTTACTACTTCTCTAAAGACAAACTGACCTGGGAACAGAGTCAGTACGCCTGCATCCGCGATGGAGGACACCTGGTCATCATAGAGAGTAGTCAGGAGCAG GAGTTTATAAAACAGAGAGTGGTGACACTGGGAATTGATCCTTATGAACACAGCCCCTGGATAGGACTGACAGATTACAAGCAAGAGGAAGTGTGGGTCTGGATGGACAACACAACTCTTAATGAGAACATCAA GTACTGGGACTCCAACGAACCAAATAATGGTGGGCCTAAAGGTGAAATAGAAAACTGTGACAGAATTGGTCAACACTGTCACAGAGATAACAATTGTTGGTTTGACTTTCCATGTGCCGAACCATCTAACAGAATCTGTGAGAGTCGTTCAGTCTGTGAAAGTCAGACAGCCTCTCCATAG